The sequence below is a genomic window from Streptomyces sp. NBC_00582.
GCTCGCCTCGCACGCCAGGAGATCTTCTCCCGTGCCCCGATGCCCACCATCAGCTTCGTCATCGAGGAGTTCGTTCTGCGGCGACCCCTCGGTGGACGGGCCGTTATGCGGGGTCAGTTGGAGCAGATTCTTCTGCACGGGCACCGGCGTAACGTGGAAATCCAGGTGATGCCGATCGAGCGGGACGAGCATGCTGGGTTGGATGGCCCCTTCACCTTGATCGAGACGCACGAAGGGCAGAGGATCGCCTACGTGGAGGCGTACAAGGACAGTCGTCTCTATACGGAGCGGAGGCAGGTACGGGAGATCGAGGAGCAGTACGGCATCCTTCGGGCTCAGGCGCTCACTCCGCGCGAGTCCCTGACCCTCATCGAGAAGTTGCTTGGAGAGAGATGAACGCCAAACAGCTCATAGTGCCGGTACCCGAGTCAGCCTGGTTTAGGAGCAGTTACAGCACAGGCTCGGGGGGTGAATGCCTTGAGGTCGCCGCCCGCCCCGGCGCGGTCCAGGTCCGTGACTCAAAGGACACAACCCGCGCCGCACTCGCCGTAGACCCCACGGCCTGGGCCGTCTTCGTAGAGTTCGCGGCACTCTGATTGCAGGGCCTTTCGGCGGGCGTGTGCTTGCCGAGGGCCCTGTGCATGTCCGCCTCCACAGACCTCAGCAGCCCTCGCGCCCCGCTCACCCGGTGCCGCGTCGGCGTCGGCTGCCGGCCGATCAACGTTCGCCCAGAGACGCTCGGTTCGCGACGGCGATCGCCTTCCCGGGCGCCGATCGACATCGTGGCGGACCCAGACCGCGCGTCACCGTCACTCGCATAACGAGGCCCCAACGGAGCTGACAGAGTACGGTCCTTGGCGCGCGGACCTACTGTAGGTTCCTGGCATGAATCAGGGTAAAGAGATCGAGAACCCCGAGTCGCGCTTCTCCGCGTTGCTGCTGGCGGCAGCGAAGCTTCCAGGTGTGCGTATCAACAGGGAGGCCTACCTCCGAAGTGCGTTGGCTCGCCGCTGCTCCGAGGACGACATCCGAAGAGCGATAGAAGAGACGCCCGCTGCGGCGGGCATCCCCATCGAGGTTCTCGACAAGGTCGCCAACGACTCCATCCGCTATGAAACCGGTAAGGTCAGCGCTCTCTCCGCCGCTGCCGGGATACCCGGCATCTTCGCCCTTCCCGCTACCGTGCCCGCCGACCTGGCCCAGTACTTCGGCCACATGCTGCGTATCGCGCAGAAACTCGCGTACCTCTACAGCTGGCCCGATCTGTTCTCCGACGAGGGTGATGACGTCGATGACGCGACCATGGGGGTGCTCACGCTGTTCTTCGGCGTGATGTTCGGCACCCAGTCGGCGAACGCCGCCGTGGGGAAGGTCGCGGCGATGATGTCCGAGCAGGCTGCCAAGAAGCTGCCTCAGAAGGCACTCACCAAGGGCCTCATCTATCCCATCGTCAAAAAAGTCGCAGGCTACCTCGGCGTCAAGATGACAAAGGATTCCTTCGCGAAGAGCGTCTCGAAGGCCATCCCTCTCGTAGGAGCCGCTGTCTCCGGCGGGCTCACTCTTGCGACCTACCTTCCGATGGCCAAGAGGCTCAAGAAGCACCTCTCCAGCCTGCCACTGGCGGAACCGTCGCCCCGAGAGACGAACGGCGAAGTCGTGGACGGCGAAGTCGTGGAAGACCAAGAACCTTTCGCCCCAGCACACGCTGAAGAGCACGACGCGGACACCACTGCCGTCAAGCTGGAGGAACCTCAGTCATGACAAGGCGAGCCCCGCGCGAGGGCTCGCTCGTCACCCCGCCTCGCCGATCACCGCGGCCCGCGAGACCCCGTCGGAGCACCAGACACCCGCGGCGGCGCCAGGGTGAGGATCTCCCGGTCGAAGAAATCGTGGAACCCTTCGCCACGCTCATAAAGTGCGTCGAACCCGGCGTTCGTCTCCCGGATCAGTGAGCGGTCGGTGTACCGGTTGGCTCCGGCCGCATTTCCGTCCTCGTCGTAAACGACCTCATACATGACCACATCGCCGAGAATCACTACTTCCGGAACCGGGCGACTCTGCTCGATGTTCGAAATATCGTGAGCGTCGAGAACCTTGATGTCGTCACCCAGGTCCACGCGTACGCGCAGGACGAACAACTCCCACTGCACATACGGCGTGATCGGGAATTCCACGACGCGGAGGCGGCGGTGCGCGACCCCCAGATGCGACGCCCGGCGGAGTTCCTGGGCGTAGTCCTCGCGCCTCTCGTCGGCCAGGGACAGGGCCCGCTCCCAGTCGCCGTCGGCGAAGGCCTCCCAGCTCGGGAAGCCACGCTCCTTGAAGTGCTGGCCGCGCTCGAGCTTGTTGAGGAAGCCGATACCGCTGGTGTAGAGCCGGCCCAGGTCCGCGTGGTACGTCGGGCGGTCCAGGCGTTCGGAGGTGCCGCCGGGGATGGAGTCAAACACTGGGGATGTCCGGCTTCGCCGCGATGAGCATGTTCCTGGGGATGACCACGAGGCGTTCGTCCGACCCGATCGAGACCCCGTCGGGCAGCTTCCCGCCGAGTGACTGGGTGAGGTCCCGGCCGATGACGGCGATGTCGCCGTTGGCCAGCTCCCAGATGTCCGGGCAGTCTGGAGTTCCGGTTGTGATTCCGAGTTCCTGGGGTGTTTTTCCCAGACGCTGTTTGAAACCTGTGTCCGGGTCCGCTTCCCATGGCCTGGCCATTTCCGTCGCCCCCTCGATCGGTCAGGATGCCTCACTGTAACGTGCATCTTGCCCGCCTGACGATGTGTTGGATCCAGCACGCCGGGGTAATGGCGAGGATTGATTCCTCCTTGTCTCATGTCGCGCAGGACCGGAATGATATTGATCGGAAAGAAAATCATGTCAACGACTGACAGGTGACACTTTTCATCTGTGCTGTCGGAAAATCGGGTGAACGGAGGGGCGGCTGTGGACTCGGAAGTGACCGTGCTCGCACAGAGCGCGGGGACCACCTTGGTGGCGTTGATGGCAACCGATGCCTGGCACCGTGTGCGCGACGGGGTCACCCAGCTCTGGCGCCGGACGCAACCCGAACGCGCCGAGACCGTCGCCGCCGAGTTGGAGGCCGGTCGCGAGGACGTGCTGGCCGCCGCGGCGGCGGACGACCAGGAGACCATGGACGAACTGCGCCTTCAGTGGCAGGGAATGGTGCGGCGGCTGCTCGTCGCCCGGCCCGCCGCCGTCGAGGAACTGCGCGCACTGCTGGACCGACTCGATCCCGACGGGGCGACCGTCCGACAGATCAGTCAGCAGGCCACCGCGTCCGGTCAGGCCCGGGTCTACCAAGCGGGACGTGACCAGCACATCGCAGAGCGATGACGGGCGGGACGGACGGCCACGCCGAGGATCATGGACGGGTCTACCAGTCGCGGGGCGACCAGCACATCACCGAGCACCACCACTACGGCGGGGACGGGCCGGAGCACGGCGGACCGGACTCGGTACGCCGCCCGGCGGTCGGCCGGGCCCCCGTCGCGCTGCGCGACCGCAGCGAGGTGATGGAACGCCTGCGGGCAAGCGTCGAGGCGGAGCGTGGCGGTCAGGTCTACGTGCTGTACGGCATGGGCGGCTCGGGCAAGACGGCGGTCGCCTGCGCCCTCTTCCAGGAGGTGACCCGAGAACGGCGCCGGGTGGGCCTGTGGGTCAACGCCTCCGACCGTGCGAGTCTGCGCGCCGGCATGCTCGCCGTCGCCGCCGACCGAGGGGCGGGCGACGGTGAGCTGCTCGCCGCACGCAACGGCCTCAGACCCGCCGCCGATCTCGTCTGGACGTATCTCGACCGTTCCGCCGAACCCTGGTTACTGGTTCTGGACAACACCGACGAGCCGGAGATCCTGCGGGACGGCGACTGGCTGCGCACCAGCCCGGGCGGCACCGTCCTGGTGACCACCCGGCGCGCGGCCGCCCGATGGTGGCCGGGCGCCGAGCTGCAGTACATCGGCGTACTGCCCCGCGAGGACGCAGCGCTCGTGCTGCGCGATCTCGCACCGCACAGCGGTACGACGGAGCAGGCGGCGCGGGTCGCGGACCGGCTCGGGCGGCTGCCCCTCGCCCTCACCCTGGCGGGCGGCTTCCTTTCCCACCAGGTCATCGACCCCTGGACGATGGACGCCTACGGGGACCAGCTCGACGGAGACGAACGGGTCCAGCTGATCGACCGGGGAGCCGACGCGCTGTCCGAAGCGGACCCCCGGCATCTGGTCGGCCTGACCTGGCAGCTGACCCTCGACGCGTTCGAAGTGCGCGGGCTGCCCGAAGCGGCGACTCTGCTCAGACTGCTGGCCCGGTTCGCCGCCGAGCCGCTGCCGCTGACTCTGCTCAACCACACCGACATCGGCGCCGTACTGTCCCGTGCCCGCACCGAGACAGCCCTCAGAGCCCTCCTCGACCAGTCCCTGTCCGAGCTGGTCGACGCCGCCGGCGCCCGCTGCGTACAGAGTCACGGCATCCTGCTCGACAGCGTCGCGGCGGCAACCCCCACGGACCTGGTGCCCGCCCTCGACACGACAGCGGTCCGGCTGCTCGACGCTGCCGTGCCCGCCGTACCCGACGCGGGGCCGCACGATCCGCGACTGCGCCTGCTGGTACCTCACGCGCTGGCCCTGCTGGGACACATCGGCGGGTCGTCCGCCGCTGACGCCCTGGCCGTCGCGACGCGGCTGTCGGTGGCTCTGCACCGGACCGGTGACTACCTCTCCGCCTGGGAGACCGCCCGAACCGCGGCGGACCTCGCACAGCGACTCCTCGGCGCGGACCACCGTACGGTCCTCGCCGCCCGCTCCAGGGCGGGGCGGGCACTGTTCCGGCTGGGCAGGTACGCCGAAGCCGAAGCAGCGCTCCGCGCGGTCAGGGACGCCCAGGAGCGCCTGTTCGGCGCCGGCGACACCGACACCACGGACAGCGGCTACGGCCTCCAGCTCGTGATGGCGAACCTCGGCAGACGCGAGGAATCCGTCGCGCTGCTCCGCGACACCATCGCCGGGCGGTGCTCGACGCTGGG
It includes:
- a CDS encoding DUF397 domain-containing protein — encoded protein: MNAKQLIVPVPESAWFRSSYSTGSGGECLEVAARPGAVQVRDSKDTTRAALAVDPTAWAVFVEFAAL
- a CDS encoding DUF6879 family protein, which produces MFDSIPGGTSERLDRPTYHADLGRLYTSGIGFLNKLERGQHFKERGFPSWEAFADGDWERALSLADERREDYAQELRRASHLGVAHRRLRVVEFPITPYVQWELFVLRVRVDLGDDIKVLDAHDISNIEQSRPVPEVVILGDVVMYEVVYDEDGNAAGANRYTDRSLIRETNAGFDALYERGEGFHDFFDREILTLAPPRVSGAPTGSRGPR
- a CDS encoding tetratricopeptide repeat protein: MTGGTDGHAEDHGRVYQSRGDQHITEHHHYGGDGPEHGGPDSVRRPAVGRAPVALRDRSEVMERLRASVEAERGGQVYVLYGMGGSGKTAVACALFQEVTRERRRVGLWVNASDRASLRAGMLAVAADRGAGDGELLAARNGLRPAADLVWTYLDRSAEPWLLVLDNTDEPEILRDGDWLRTSPGGTVLVTTRRAAARWWPGAELQYIGVLPREDAALVLRDLAPHSGTTEQAARVADRLGRLPLALTLAGGFLSHQVIDPWTMDAYGDQLDGDERVQLIDRGADALSEADPRHLVGLTWQLTLDAFEVRGLPEAATLLRLLARFAAEPLPLTLLNHTDIGAVLSRARTETALRALLDQSLSELVDAAGARCVQSHGILLDSVAAATPTDLVPALDTTAVRLLDAAVPAVPDAGPHDPRLRLLVPHALALLGHIGGSSAADALAVATRLSVALHRTGDYLSAWETARTAADLAQRLLGADHRTVLAARSRAGRALFRLGRYAEAEAALRAVRDAQERLFGAGDTDTTDSGYGLQLVMANLGRREESVALLRDTIAGRCSTLGPTHPLTLRARASLLEMLPAAEVVTEEGGTLLTLPSECDRSLGPDHTVTLGARHNHAWALYLLGRFGEADREIRRVAETYVRRFGPEYPIVLAARQLLSRTRAALGHVAEGIELMTDVVARRERDLGPEHPFTVASRQLLEEYRSGRWRPPQPPGGLSSGSGP